A genomic window from Paenibacillus sp. FSL K6-0276 includes:
- a CDS encoding DUF1405 domain-containing protein, with product MSVHRFDKLFKHRGIIGLLFIVNLLGTIYGYIWYGDQLEFTAANYPLWLLPFVPDSPTASLFFTLALLLMLFPPKSYTGNNVRELIEALAVVTSVKYGIWAVSIIFAGSYQGDLIVWKDWMLVISHLGMAVEALIYARFFSFRKMIPLALFWTLANDMLDYSYGIYPWLPSVLNDDVTQVQYFTMALTVFSVVAAWLFSRRQRPEESIYQFKNRR from the coding sequence ATGTCAGTTCATAGGTTTGATAAACTGTTTAAGCACCGAGGAATCATTGGGTTGTTATTTATCGTAAATCTTCTCGGTACAATTTATGGCTACATATGGTATGGAGATCAACTGGAATTTACAGCGGCCAATTATCCACTGTGGCTACTTCCGTTTGTTCCGGATAGCCCAACTGCAAGCTTGTTCTTTACCTTGGCTCTGTTGCTGATGCTCTTTCCTCCAAAAAGCTATACTGGAAACAACGTAAGGGAACTTATTGAAGCGTTAGCGGTAGTGACGTCTGTGAAGTATGGGATTTGGGCGGTAAGTATTATTTTTGCAGGAAGTTATCAAGGAGATCTTATAGTCTGGAAAGATTGGATGCTGGTTATCTCCCATTTGGGGATGGCAGTAGAAGCCTTGATTTATGCACGATTCTTTTCTTTCCGTAAAATGATTCCGCTAGCACTGTTCTGGACCCTTGCTAACGATATGCTGGACTATTCCTACGGCATATACCCATGGTTACCTTCTGTACTGAATGATGATGTTACCCAGGTGCAATACTTCACAATGGCACTTACGGTGTTTAGTGTTGTTGCTGCTTGGTTATTTAGTAGAAGACAAAGACCAGAAGAGTCAATCTATCAGTTTAAGAATAGACGATAG
- a CDS encoding c-type cytochrome: MAHGNNSKEKVVYVGDSRVRRGNGFITPPDYSAYPGKSEAFIPNFLLKEWMVGVVVLVGILVLTISEPAPLGFPANASATVIPIPDWYFLFLYQYLKLPYASGDYIVLGTLGVTGVAFGSLLLAPFLDTGKERRFYRRPIASSLMFLSLAAIVYLTNTAWTEYKHEMAETGQIPEDVQREEKAAENKAKGLPTSSAVKAKEVAIVDKDDPAMGLFKQATCISCHAADLKGAGGPSLRGVGDTLDKEAILTIIKEGQGQMPKMYDTALGAGLSEQDIDTLAGWLAKQKSEQ, translated from the coding sequence ATGGCACATGGAAACAATTCTAAGGAAAAGGTTGTATACGTCGGTGATTCCAGGGTTCGCAGAGGGAACGGATTTATTACACCTCCGGATTATTCAGCCTATCCTGGTAAATCGGAAGCCTTTATCCCTAACTTTCTACTGAAAGAATGGATGGTTGGCGTCGTTGTACTTGTAGGAATATTAGTGCTTACTATTTCAGAGCCAGCGCCACTAGGGTTTCCTGCGAATGCGAGTGCTACGGTTATCCCAATTCCTGACTGGTATTTCTTGTTTCTTTATCAGTATTTGAAGCTTCCTTATGCTTCTGGTGATTATATCGTTCTGGGTACATTAGGAGTAACTGGTGTAGCTTTTGGTTCGCTTTTGTTGGCTCCTTTTCTCGATACGGGTAAAGAACGTCGCTTCTATCGTAGACCTATTGCTTCATCTTTAATGTTCTTGTCACTTGCGGCGATTGTGTACTTAACGAATACGGCTTGGACTGAATACAAACATGAAATGGCTGAAACCGGCCAAATTCCTGAAGATGTTCAGCGGGAAGAGAAGGCGGCGGAGAATAAGGCGAAGGGCCTTCCAACCTCCAGTGCAGTTAAAGCTAAGGAAGTAGCGATTGTGGACAAAGATGATCCTGCCATGGGGCTCTTTAAGCAAGCTACTTGTATCTCTTGTCATGCGGCGGATTTGAAAGGGGCAGGTGGACCTTCACTTCGCGGCGTTGGGGACACCCTTGATAAAGAAGCAATCCTTACTATTATAAAAGAGGGTCAAGGGCAGATGCCGAAAATGTATGATACCGCTCTGGGGGCTGGTCTTTCGGAACAGGATATCGATACCTTGGCAGGCTGGCTTGCCAAACAAAAAAGCGAACAGTAA
- a CDS encoding cytochrome b6, with protein sequence MFKNVYNWIDERLDVTPIWRDVADHEVPEHVNPAHHFSAFVYCFGGLTFFITVIQILSGMFLTMYYVPDIINAYASVEYLQSSVAFGQIVRGMHHWGASLVIVMMFLHTMRVFFTGSYKAPREMNWVVGMLIFFVMLGLGLTGYLLPWDNKAYFATKVTLEIANSVPVMGPVLKELMQGGTIVGAETLTRFFALHVFFLPAVLLSLLVGHFIMIRRQGISGPL encoded by the coding sequence ATGTTTAAAAATGTCTATAACTGGATTGACGAACGTTTGGATGTTACGCCAATTTGGAGGGACGTGGCCGATCACGAGGTTCCTGAGCATGTTAACCCGGCCCATCACTTCTCTGCGTTTGTGTATTGCTTTGGCGGACTGACCTTTTTTATTACAGTGATTCAGATTTTATCGGGTATGTTCTTAACAATGTATTATGTACCAGACATTATAAATGCTTATGCTAGTGTTGAATATTTACAATCTAGTGTTGCTTTTGGACAAATTGTCCGCGGAATGCATCACTGGGGCGCCAGTCTAGTTATTGTTATGATGTTCCTTCATACGATGCGCGTTTTCTTTACAGGCTCTTACAAAGCTCCACGTGAGATGAACTGGGTGGTTGGAATGCTCATCTTCTTCGTAATGTTGGGGCTCGGCTTGACGGGTTACTTATTGCCTTGGGACAATAAAGCTTACTTTGCGACAAAGGTTACACTTGAAATTGCCAACTCTGTTCCAGTGATGGGACCCGTTCTGAAAGAACTTATGCAAGGCGGTACGATTGTTGGTGCAGAAACGTTAACTCGGTTTTTTGCACTACATGTATTCTTCCTCCCAGCGGTGCTTCTTAGTCTGCTCGTAGGACACTTTATTATGATCCGCAGACAAGGGATTTCTGGACCGTTGTAA
- a CDS encoding ubiquinol-cytochrome c reductase iron-sulfur subunit: MSSHNEQQDIWPEQPPSRKEMSRRQFLTYTLGGATAFMGAGTILPMVRFVVDPILHKKGAGDFIKVAEISKITEEPQEFTFELKQKDGWYDSTATLTAWIRKDAKGDIYALSPICKHLGCTVGWNNDKAYPDEYHCPCHGARYTKLGKNLEVAPKPLDQYKTKFDNGWVLLGDIVPNTVASEEA, encoded by the coding sequence ATGAGCAGCCATAATGAACAACAGGATATTTGGCCTGAACAACCACCCAGCCGTAAAGAGATGTCGCGCAGGCAATTTTTGACCTACACACTAGGTGGCGCTACTGCTTTTATGGGGGCAGGTACAATTCTCCCAATGGTCCGTTTTGTCGTGGACCCAATATTACATAAGAAGGGCGCAGGAGATTTCATCAAGGTTGCTGAAATAAGCAAAATCACCGAAGAGCCCCAAGAGTTTACTTTTGAATTGAAACAGAAGGATGGATGGTACGACAGCACAGCAACACTGACTGCGTGGATCCGTAAAGACGCAAAGGGTGATATTTATGCGCTTTCACCCATTTGTAAACATTTGGGATGTACGGTCGGATGGAACAATGATAAGGCTTATCCGGACGAATATCATTGCCCTTGCCACGGTGCGCGTTACACGAAGCTCGGCAAGAATCTCGAAGTTGCTCCAAAACCGCTTGACCAGTATAAAACGAAATTTGATAACGGGTGGGTTCTTTTAGGAGATATTGTGCCTAATACAGTAGCTAGTGAGGAGGCGTAG
- a CDS encoding DUF2487 family protein: MKFSDFEVEHWEENRKFYDTCLIPFTGLSGFESPPEAVQALERLRDFMDLVEKPFKGRIVTYPAIQYGGGGYVDLINEVCRKVKSSGFQYAVVLTADIALQQREIVESDLVLSLPIIEASQESKNNIDIGMKIQEMWQR, translated from the coding sequence ATGAAATTCAGTGATTTCGAAGTGGAGCATTGGGAAGAAAATCGAAAATTCTATGATACATGTCTCATACCATTTACAGGATTAAGTGGGTTCGAGAGTCCACCTGAGGCGGTTCAAGCATTGGAAAGATTACGTGATTTCATGGATTTGGTGGAAAAACCATTTAAGGGACGTATTGTAACTTATCCAGCCATTCAGTATGGAGGGGGAGGATATGTCGATCTTATCAATGAGGTTTGCCGAAAAGTCAAATCCAGTGGTTTCCAGTACGCTGTAGTGTTAACAGCGGATATAGCACTTCAGCAGAGAGAAATCGTTGAAAGCGATTTAGTGCTCTCTCTGCCTATCATTGAAGCCTCTCAGGAAAGTAAGAATAACATTGATATTGGTATGAAAATTCAAGAGATGTGGCAACGATGA
- a CDS encoding SRPBCC domain-containing protein, giving the protein MDTQVTTKFKIFKTVNEVFEAIIDPEKMSNYWFSWGGSDQETVVTITLTELEPASTVIEVNESGLRENDPEIVNKMIDQKEGWVYVLTCLKAYLENGVHTLRASLLH; this is encoded by the coding sequence TTGGATACTCAAGTAACTACGAAATTTAAAATTTTCAAGACAGTTAATGAGGTATTTGAAGCTATAATTGACCCTGAGAAAATGTCTAACTATTGGTTCTCATGGGGCGGATCTGATCAAGAAACGGTGGTTACGATTACCCTAACGGAGCTGGAGCCTGCGAGTACAGTCATTGAAGTAAATGAATCTGGTTTGAGAGAAAACGACCCCGAGATCGTAAATAAAATGATCGATCAAAAAGAAGGCTGGGTATATGTACTCACCTGTCTAAAAGCATATTTAGAAAATGGGGTTCATACTTTGAGAGCTTCATTACTCCATTAG
- a CDS encoding IDEAL domain-containing protein, with amino-acid sequence MDKMKATYEVMLGLAAEMVWDEALRKRRSDILHREIDTALATGDKLAFRNLTEELKSLA; translated from the coding sequence ATGGACAAAATGAAGGCTACGTATGAAGTGATGCTAGGACTTGCGGCAGAAATGGTGTGGGATGAAGCGCTGCGAAAGCGTCGCTCCGACATCTTGCACCGTGAGATTGACACGGCTCTGGCTACAGGAGATAAGTTGGCTTTTCGAAATCTTACAGAGGAACTTAAAAGTTTGGCATAA
- a CDS encoding histidine phosphatase family protein → MLIGLIRHGLTDWNAIGKIQGQSDIPLNDEGRMQAAMLADRLLQEPYRWDYCITSNLSRAAETGKIIADKLSIPLLDPDHRIRERAYGQVEGITAAEREEKWGKEWSQLSLGQETDEQLQARALAFMEDISAQHPNRNILVISHGGFLAQLYTALYKGKYSERIGNLSLTILEKKEREWNPILYNCTRHILQNQR, encoded by the coding sequence ATGCTAATCGGCTTGATACGTCATGGATTGACGGACTGGAACGCAATTGGGAAGATACAAGGACAAAGTGATATTCCGCTAAATGATGAAGGACGGATGCAGGCTGCGATGCTTGCTGACCGCTTACTACAAGAACCGTACCGCTGGGATTACTGTATTACAAGTAACCTTTCCCGCGCCGCAGAGACAGGCAAGATTATCGCTGATAAGTTAAGTATACCGCTGCTAGATCCTGATCATCGTATCCGGGAACGTGCCTACGGGCAGGTAGAAGGAATTACTGCCGCTGAGCGTGAAGAGAAGTGGGGTAAGGAATGGAGTCAGCTCTCACTGGGTCAAGAAACCGACGAACAGCTTCAGGCTCGTGCACTTGCTTTTATGGAGGATATTTCTGCGCAGCATCCCAATCGGAACATACTAGTGATATCTCATGGGGGGTTCCTCGCTCAACTGTATACTGCACTTTATAAGGGTAAGTATTCTGAGCGAATTGGCAATCTATCCCTAACGATTTTGGAGAAGAAAGAGCGGGAATGGAACCCTATTTTATATAATTGTACTCGCCACATCCTGCAAAATCAGCGTTAA
- a CDS encoding sigma-70 family RNA polymerase sigma factor, translating to MTDSQLIQQIKQGNTELYSELMRRYQRKILAFVYHMLRNSQMELIAEDLCSETFYKAFRSLHSFREVDASFSTWLYTIARNTVLSELRKNRAGNVSLEESGYTPVAPLEVAPEQAALRKERMNLVREAINNLPEKQRSALILREYDQMDYQEIAEILDQSVSSVKSLLFRARSSVKLQLESYFNEPEVEEQVERV from the coding sequence ATGACGGATTCCCAGTTGATCCAGCAAATCAAACAAGGAAACACAGAATTATATTCAGAATTAATGCGTCGTTATCAGCGGAAAATATTGGCATTTGTATACCATATGCTTAGAAACTCACAAATGGAGCTAATTGCAGAGGACCTTTGTTCGGAGACTTTCTACAAGGCATTCCGTAGCTTGCATTCCTTTCGAGAGGTAGATGCTTCCTTTTCGACTTGGTTGTACACTATTGCTCGTAATACTGTGCTAAGTGAGCTTCGTAAGAATCGTGCTGGAAATGTATCCCTAGAAGAGAGTGGATATACTCCTGTTGCACCGTTAGAAGTAGCACCTGAGCAGGCTGCATTGCGTAAAGAACGGATGAACCTAGTCCGTGAGGCAATTAATAATCTTCCGGAGAAACAACGCTCTGCTCTAATCCTGCGTGAATACGATCAAATGGACTATCAAGAAATTGCAGAAATTTTGGATCAGAGTGTAAGCTCCGTGAAATCATTGTTGTTTCGTGCCAGGAGTAGTGTGAAGCTTCAACTCGAATCCTATTTCAATGAGCCTGAAGTTGAAGAGCAGGTTGAGAGGGTGTAA
- a CDS encoding prephenate dehydrogenase, with product MTTKIAIFGVGLIGGSLALCFKGKEGLTVVGHAHRPEFASKYISRGVVDHATLSVEEAALDADFIFLCVPVGILEDYLQQLSKLPLKPGCIITDVGSTKASIAECAISLDIPGVHFIGGHPMAGSERSGVEAATSLLFENAYYVLTPPSGVPDEAYHALESLLHLTRAQIVRLNPERHDEIVGAISHLPHIIAVALVNQIRAYDDTDSLYSTLAAGGFRDITRIASSDPIIWRDILLNNRSVMLRLLKDWNEEVSSFVHLLENEDGVGIEEAFQEANGFRSQLPERRKGMIAPLFDLHIDVPDHPGIIGRIATKLGDQGINLSNVHIIESREDVPGIMRLSFRQENDMERAKVLLQENDYTVYV from the coding sequence ATGACGACAAAAATAGCTATATTCGGTGTCGGTCTGATCGGAGGCTCACTGGCCCTTTGCTTTAAAGGCAAGGAGGGTCTGACCGTCGTAGGACATGCCCACCGTCCTGAATTCGCGAGTAAATATATAAGCAGAGGTGTCGTAGATCATGCCACGCTTTCTGTTGAAGAAGCCGCACTTGATGCTGATTTCATCTTTTTGTGTGTACCGGTAGGGATATTAGAGGATTATCTGCAGCAGTTAAGCAAATTGCCCCTAAAACCTGGCTGTATTATTACTGATGTTGGAAGTACGAAAGCTAGTATTGCCGAATGTGCGATCTCTTTAGATATTCCTGGAGTGCATTTTATCGGCGGACACCCAATGGCAGGATCAGAGCGTTCAGGTGTTGAGGCAGCCACATCACTGCTATTTGAAAATGCCTATTACGTGTTAACGCCTCCTTCTGGAGTGCCAGACGAGGCTTATCATGCGTTGGAGTCTTTACTACACCTTACAAGAGCGCAGATTGTACGCCTTAATCCAGAGAGACATGATGAGATTGTAGGTGCCATCAGTCATTTACCACATATTATTGCTGTTGCTCTGGTGAATCAGATTCGTGCCTATGATGACACCGATTCCTTGTACAGTACGCTGGCTGCAGGAGGCTTTCGGGATATCACTCGGATTGCGTCCAGCGATCCCATTATTTGGCGTGACATCTTGCTGAACAATCGTTCAGTGATGCTTCGTTTATTGAAGGATTGGAATGAGGAAGTTTCTTCTTTTGTTCACTTATTGGAAAATGAAGATGGTGTAGGAATTGAAGAGGCCTTCCAAGAAGCGAATGGCTTCCGCAGTCAGTTACCTGAACGGCGTAAAGGTATGATAGCACCTTTGTTTGATCTACATATTGATGTACCGGATCATCCGGGTATTATCGGTCGTATTGCTACAAAGCTGGGGGATCAAGGAATTAACCTCAGCAACGTGCATATTATCGAGAGCCGTGAAGATGTGCCGGGTATTATGCGCCTCTCTTTCCGGCAGGAAAATGATATGGAGCGAGCAAAAGTTCTGCTGCAGGAGAATGATTATACGGTATATGTGTAG
- the hisC gene encoding histidinol-phosphate transaminase, whose amino-acid sequence MNPKPNIVNLPVYKPGKPIDEVKKELGLSEVIKLASNENPYGASPSAKEAILAELENLYLYPDGSAVELTAALASRLGVNSGNIIFGCGSDEIIALIARAFFLPGDETIMADQTFSVYKSNADIEGAVSIEVPLVNGTHDLDGMLARITDRTKVIWICNPNNPTGTIVSEEALISFLDAVPSNVMVVLDEAYCEYVTDLSYSNGIQLLNRYTNLVVLRTFSKIYGLAALRIGYGVASPEIISLINKVREPFNTSRLAQAAALAALNDQEFVQECRRLNSAGIVQLQGEFKRLGLESFPAHGNFIMVDVRKPATEVFDALMRKGIIVRAGHQVYPTYIRVTVGSAEQNTAFITALEQTLIEYGVHA is encoded by the coding sequence ATGAATCCAAAACCGAATATAGTTAATCTCCCTGTCTACAAACCAGGGAAACCTATAGACGAAGTCAAGAAGGAGCTTGGCTTAAGTGAGGTTATTAAGCTTGCATCTAATGAGAACCCGTATGGAGCTTCACCGAGCGCTAAAGAAGCTATTCTAGCAGAACTTGAGAATCTTTATCTTTATCCTGACGGCTCGGCTGTTGAGTTGACGGCAGCACTTGCCAGTCGTCTTGGTGTGAATAGCGGCAATATTATTTTTGGCTGTGGCTCTGATGAGATTATTGCACTTATTGCTCGTGCCTTCTTCTTGCCAGGTGATGAGACAATCATGGCTGACCAGACCTTCTCTGTGTATAAGAGTAACGCAGATATCGAAGGCGCTGTATCGATTGAGGTGCCGCTTGTAAATGGTACACATGATTTGGATGGGATGCTAGCACGTATAACGGACCGCACTAAGGTGATCTGGATCTGTAATCCGAATAACCCAACAGGTACGATTGTATCGGAGGAAGCTTTGATTTCTTTCCTGGACGCTGTACCTTCAAATGTAATGGTTGTACTTGATGAAGCATACTGTGAGTACGTAACAGATCTTTCTTACTCAAATGGCATCCAGTTATTAAATCGTTATACGAATCTGGTTGTGCTTCGCACATTCTCCAAAATTTATGGTTTGGCTGCACTGCGTATCGGCTACGGTGTTGCTAGTCCTGAGATCATTTCGTTGATCAATAAGGTACGTGAGCCTTTCAATACCTCTCGTCTCGCTCAAGCCGCGGCTCTTGCTGCCTTGAATGATCAAGAATTTGTGCAGGAATGCCGTCGTCTTAACAGCGCGGGTATTGTCCAATTGCAAGGTGAATTCAAACGTCTGGGCCTAGAATCCTTCCCTGCACACGGGAACTTCATTATGGTAGATGTTCGTAAGCCTGCTACAGAGGTCTTCGATGCTTTGATGCGCAAAGGAATCATTGTAAGAGCGGGGCATCAGGTTTACCCGACTTATATTCGGGTTACTGTGGGCTCAGCAGAGCAGAATACTGCTTTTATAACTGCGTTGGAACAAACTCTTATAGAGTATGGTGTGCACGCTTAG
- the trpA gene encoding tryptophan synthase subunit alpha: MTTETTNRMDLVFRKLKAEERTALIPFLTVGDPDLETTLAIIAELEIAGADILELGVPYSDPLADGPVIQRASARALRGEVHLRTCMETALKARQAGSSLPFILFSYYNPILQMGLDTFFAELNAHEISGLIIPDLPIEESEEMRHRSGEVGVNLIPLVAPTSSERIAKIVSGASGFIYCVSSLGVTGERSTFHADVEAFIDSVRQATDLPVAVGFGISTGEQVARFAQICDGVVVGSAIVRKIEEVIPLLDNPATRNEGLLQIREFVAQLKRP, encoded by the coding sequence ATGACAACCGAAACTACAAACCGAATGGATTTGGTATTCCGGAAGCTTAAAGCTGAAGAGCGGACGGCATTAATTCCTTTTCTGACTGTTGGAGATCCTGATCTGGAGACTACTCTTGCCATCATCGCCGAACTGGAAATAGCAGGTGCAGATATTCTCGAGTTAGGGGTTCCTTACTCCGATCCACTTGCAGATGGCCCTGTAATTCAGAGAGCGTCTGCACGGGCACTGCGGGGTGAAGTTCACCTGCGTACCTGCATGGAGACAGCGTTAAAAGCTCGTCAAGCCGGAAGCAGTTTGCCATTTATTTTGTTTTCCTATTATAATCCTATTCTGCAAATGGGACTTGATACATTCTTCGCTGAACTGAACGCTCATGAGATTAGTGGACTTATTATCCCGGATCTTCCTATCGAGGAATCAGAGGAGATGCGTCACCGCAGTGGTGAAGTTGGAGTTAATCTCATTCCATTAGTTGCACCGACCTCAAGCGAACGTATTGCGAAGATTGTCTCAGGTGCGAGTGGGTTTATCTATTGCGTATCCTCGTTAGGTGTGACAGGAGAAAGATCCACTTTTCATGCTGATGTAGAAGCGTTTATTGATTCTGTACGTCAAGCAACAGATTTACCAGTAGCTGTTGGATTTGGTATTTCAACTGGCGAACAGGTTGCCCGCTTTGCTCAGATTTGCGATGGTGTTGTAGTAGGAAGTGCCATTGTTCGCAAAATAGAAGAGGTCATTCCGCTGCTCGATAATCCTGCCACGCGGAATGAGGGATTGTTGCAAATTCGAGAATTTGTGGCACAATTAAAAAGACCATAA
- the trpB gene encoding tryptophan synthase subunit beta, which produces MTQVPDQHGRFGSFGGRFVPETLMTALIELEDAYRKYSADPAFQEEIDYLLKQYSGRETPLYYAERLSKHLGEAKIYLKREDLNHTGAHKINNAIGQGILAKMMGKTKVIAETGAGQHGVATATVAALLGMECKVFMGEEDTRRQALNVFRMKLLGAEVIPVTSGSRTLKDAGNEALRYWVSNVDDTFYVLGSAVGPHPYPMMVRNFQRIIGDETRRQILEAEGRLPDLLVAAVGGGSNAIGMFYPFVEDENVGMIGVEAAGKGIDTPFHAATMSKGTQGVFQGSMSYLLQDEHGQVTEAHSISAGLDYPGVGPEHSYLKDIERAEYVPITDAEALDALKLLCVTEGIIPALESAHAIAHVVKMGPTLTKDDIVVICLSGRGDKDVESIMAYTEGKGNE; this is translated from the coding sequence ATGACACAAGTACCGGACCAACATGGACGTTTCGGTTCATTCGGAGGCCGCTTCGTGCCCGAAACTTTGATGACTGCATTGATTGAGCTGGAGGATGCCTACCGGAAGTATTCGGCGGACCCGGCTTTTCAAGAAGAAATAGATTATCTATTAAAGCAGTATTCCGGACGGGAGACCCCGCTGTACTATGCAGAACGTCTCAGCAAGCATCTGGGAGAAGCTAAAATATATTTGAAACGTGAAGATTTGAATCATACGGGAGCACATAAGATTAACAATGCGATTGGTCAGGGGATTCTGGCCAAAATGATGGGTAAAACCAAGGTGATCGCTGAGACCGGAGCTGGACAGCATGGTGTAGCTACTGCTACAGTTGCAGCTCTACTAGGTATGGAATGCAAGGTGTTTATGGGGGAAGAGGATACTCGTCGCCAGGCACTCAATGTATTCCGTATGAAGTTGCTTGGCGCTGAGGTGATTCCCGTTACTTCCGGATCGCGCACATTAAAAGATGCTGGTAACGAAGCGCTTCGTTACTGGGTTAGCAACGTAGATGATACCTTTTATGTACTCGGTTCAGCCGTAGGACCGCATCCTTATCCGATGATGGTTCGTAACTTTCAACGGATTATTGGTGATGAAACGCGACGCCAGATTTTGGAGGCCGAAGGAAGGTTGCCGGATCTGCTCGTAGCTGCTGTAGGTGGTGGTAGTAATGCTATCGGCATGTTCTACCCATTCGTTGAGGATGAGAATGTCGGTATGATTGGTGTTGAGGCAGCAGGCAAAGGAATTGACACACCATTTCATGCGGCGACGATGAGTAAAGGAACGCAAGGCGTATTCCAAGGCTCGATGAGCTATCTACTGCAGGATGAGCATGGTCAAGTAACAGAGGCACACTCCATCTCCGCAGGTCTGGATTATCCTGGTGTTGGTCCTGAACACTCCTATCTAAAAGATATCGAACGCGCTGAGTATGTTCCGATTACAGATGCAGAGGCGCTTGATGCACTAAAGCTGCTATGTGTAACGGAAGGCATTATTCCAGCTCTTGAGTCAGCACATGCGATAGCGCATGTAGTGAAGATGGGTCCTACTCTTACCAAGGATGATATTGTTGTCATCTGTCTTTCAGGTCGGGGAGACAAAGATGTAGAATCCATTATGGCGTACACAGAAGGGAAGGGAAACGAATGA
- a CDS encoding phosphoribosylanthranilate isomerase, with protein MAETLVKICGLQDVEVLKSMVHLPLDYIGFVFAPSRRRVTLERAAELFAELPQWKTSKKPKAAGVFVNPELDELRELLSVVSLDVIQLHGQESSAFCQKVRQEFPQVQVWKALSVADKECADADNKYTLEQYAGSVDAVLLDTYDPQQSGGSGRTFAWERLPDYQEMAVRNGLPLFVAGGLHPNNVGELIGTYAPYGVDVSSGVESEGIKNIIKMTAFVERVKQS; from the coding sequence ATGGCTGAGACATTGGTAAAAATCTGTGGACTTCAGGACGTTGAAGTGCTAAAATCTATGGTACACTTACCACTAGATTATATCGGATTTGTATTCGCACCTAGTCGTCGCAGGGTCACTCTGGAGCGTGCTGCCGAACTGTTTGCGGAGCTTCCACAATGGAAGACTAGTAAAAAGCCTAAAGCTGCCGGGGTTTTTGTTAATCCAGAGCTGGATGAGCTGAGAGAACTGCTCTCCGTAGTGTCACTAGATGTCATTCAGCTACATGGGCAGGAAAGTTCAGCCTTTTGTCAAAAGGTTCGGCAAGAATTCCCACAAGTTCAGGTATGGAAGGCATTGTCTGTTGCTGATAAAGAGTGTGCTGACGCTGATAACAAATATACATTGGAACAATACGCAGGCTCCGTTGATGCGGTTTTGTTAGATACTTATGATCCTCAGCAGAGCGGCGGATCTGGGCGTACATTCGCTTGGGAGAGGTTGCCTGATTATCAGGAAATGGCGGTAAGAAATGGTTTGCCGTTGTTTGTGGCTGGAGGACTTCATCCTAATAATGTAGGAGAATTGATAGGTACCTATGCTCCGTATGGAGTAGATGTATCTAGTGGAGTAGAGAGTGAAGGCATTAAAAATATTATTAAAATGACAGCTTTTGTGGAAAGGGTGAAGCAATCATGA